One Pseudoalteromonas marina genomic region harbors:
- a CDS encoding S8 family serine peptidase: MSNNIIKKTAIATAVSSAFVATLASAAELPKANINYKQVEQVVEVAADKKEPSAHMIVLKATTSVDAVSAGTYQASSSREITAQVEQLQDIMTAELSNLDFDAKVIGKTKILAPTLIVQATPEALKQIAKDDRVAKVLPMFDRELHVAASSDYINAKPLITDGIVSGKGQRVAVLDTGIDYTHVAFGGAGTVEAYLAAQEDPTTVTWPQGIVQGGYDFIRDDADPIENDAANSPSTGNPTNHGTSSANSVNGIAPEVELYAYSVCGGGCPSAAQAAALEAAMDPNGDGDISDRVDVMNMSLGGEFGDTYTGGGTQYLVQRAVELGVNMVISAGNDGDNPFRVGGPSTTPNALSVGAMTHPATEVGIASGTVAGIEGDIQASGFGPQDGFTLSGADIDLVYPTANQNGCDAFADDVDFTGKAVLIDRGACAFTQKVLNAQAKGAEFVFIANNIDDGTPAPMGGFDADVTIKNVGINFAAGAALKAQLEAGGPATFDISVEIKTTAGAVATFSSRGPSMDGLLKPEITAPGTSIDVAAAGTQTGTNPVSGTSFSGPITAGAVAMIREAHPNRNAFEIKATIMNAANLEVTNEPLAINPDSELAPISMIGAGLVDVTKAVNLPVAAWVHNAEFDTKQAALSYGLVSLAEAGSITKTVTVKNFSAEAKTYNLRTEARYESDEKTEAVSWDFPESVTIPAGQAVNFDITMMVDPSKLPAWELENPFSADDIAARSAALTSIEFDGALVFDDASTDTTHDLHVVYHAMPKAATELSYTAELIDNKVALVLENTGQTEITPQAESIIAVGTEKTMEEAEYNILSSTFSAFGADFCDSGIYITSSIQLRDPLTHTFQAGYRVEIDTDNDGVADQFLQNLNDRGRTTASPGRSRTLIGTTDGAGNDGWAWGTPLLHSAGEDTITFTGCSELMNIDGSLLGQPMNFRVSVGYPSYQSGVFSETDSVTGSVVFGVQPQVQMTSLETGEAVASLLPGEKAMVSASGPFVLSQGAGTNIIKAMTSEELTLPAIEAPILVGGEFSVSEDAADGTVVGTLTIEEADFDLAVSEYYVQSNTNIGLGVDEQGQIVVADTNMLAGDTTAEMEVVAIDIRGNVSEPVTVTVNVTAVVPPAVVIPEPEKKSSSGSLAWLTLLVAPFAFMRRRKQK; this comes from the coding sequence ATGAGTAACAATATAATAAAAAAGACAGCGATAGCGACGGCTGTTTCTAGCGCATTTGTGGCAACACTTGCAAGTGCCGCTGAATTACCAAAAGCAAATATTAACTACAAACAAGTAGAACAAGTAGTTGAAGTTGCAGCAGACAAAAAAGAGCCTTCAGCTCATATGATCGTTCTTAAAGCAACAACATCTGTGGATGCAGTATCAGCTGGAACTTATCAGGCTTCAAGTAGCCGTGAAATAACAGCTCAGGTTGAGCAGCTTCAAGACATAATGACTGCAGAGTTGAGTAACTTAGATTTTGATGCAAAAGTAATTGGCAAAACAAAGATTCTTGCTCCAACGTTAATAGTTCAAGCAACACCTGAAGCTTTAAAGCAGATTGCAAAAGATGATCGCGTTGCAAAAGTATTACCAATGTTTGACCGTGAACTTCACGTTGCAGCAAGCTCTGATTATATTAACGCTAAACCATTAATTACTGATGGTATTGTAAGTGGTAAAGGTCAGCGCGTTGCAGTACTAGATACAGGTATTGATTATACTCACGTAGCATTTGGCGGTGCGGGTACTGTTGAAGCATACCTAGCGGCACAAGAAGACCCTACAACAGTTACATGGCCGCAAGGCATTGTACAAGGTGGCTATGACTTTATTCGTGATGATGCAGATCCAATTGAAAATGATGCTGCAAATTCACCGTCAACAGGTAATCCAACAAATCATGGTACATCATCTGCAAACTCTGTAAACGGTATTGCACCAGAGGTTGAGCTATACGCATATTCTGTATGTGGCGGTGGTTGTCCAAGTGCAGCACAAGCAGCTGCATTAGAGGCTGCAATGGATCCTAACGGTGATGGCGATATTTCAGATCGTGTTGACGTGATGAACATGTCTCTTGGTGGTGAATTTGGTGATACTTACACTGGTGGTGGTACACAATACCTAGTTCAACGTGCTGTTGAATTAGGTGTTAACATGGTAATTTCTGCCGGTAACGATGGTGATAACCCATTCCGTGTTGGTGGCCCAAGTACAACTCCTAATGCCTTATCTGTTGGTGCAATGACGCATCCAGCAACAGAAGTTGGTATTGCAAGTGGAACAGTTGCAGGCATTGAAGGCGATATTCAAGCGTCAGGTTTTGGCCCACAAGATGGCTTTACCCTATCAGGTGCTGATATTGATTTAGTATACCCTACAGCAAATCAAAACGGCTGTGACGCTTTTGCAGACGATGTTGACTTTACAGGTAAAGCGGTACTAATAGATCGTGGTGCCTGTGCATTTACACAAAAAGTACTAAACGCACAAGCTAAAGGTGCTGAGTTTGTATTTATTGCAAATAACATTGACGACGGCACACCAGCCCCAATGGGTGGTTTTGATGCTGACGTAACTATTAAAAACGTTGGGATTAATTTTGCAGCGGGTGCTGCACTAAAAGCACAGCTAGAAGCTGGCGGCCCTGCAACATTTGATATTAGTGTTGAGATTAAAACAACAGCGGGTGCTGTGGCAACATTCTCATCACGCGGCCCTTCAATGGATGGCTTACTTAAACCAGAAATTACAGCGCCAGGTACAAGTATTGACGTAGCAGCAGCAGGAACTCAAACTGGCACTAATCCTGTGTCGGGTACCTCGTTCTCAGGTCCAATTACAGCCGGTGCGGTTGCTATGATCCGTGAGGCTCACCCAAACCGTAATGCGTTTGAAATTAAAGCCACTATTATGAACGCGGCAAACCTTGAAGTTACTAACGAGCCATTGGCTATCAATCCTGATTCAGAGCTGGCACCTATTAGTATGATTGGTGCTGGTTTAGTTGATGTGACTAAAGCTGTGAACTTACCTGTTGCAGCATGGGTACATAATGCTGAGTTTGATACAAAACAAGCTGCCCTTTCTTATGGTTTAGTGAGCCTTGCAGAAGCCGGTTCTATCACTAAAACGGTCACTGTTAAAAACTTCTCTGCTGAAGCGAAAACATATAACCTTCGTACTGAAGCACGTTACGAAAGCGACGAAAAAACTGAAGCTGTTAGCTGGGATTTCCCAGAGTCAGTAACAATCCCTGCTGGGCAAGCTGTAAACTTTGACATCACAATGATGGTTGACCCAAGTAAACTACCTGCATGGGAATTAGAGAATCCATTTAGTGCTGATGATATCGCTGCTCGTAGTGCTGCACTAACATCGATTGAGTTTGATGGTGCATTAGTATTTGATGATGCGTCAACAGATACAACCCACGATTTACACGTTGTGTATCATGCAATGCCAAAAGCAGCAACAGAGCTAAGTTATACTGCCGAGCTGATTGACAATAAAGTTGCACTAGTACTTGAAAATACTGGCCAGACTGAAATCACTCCTCAGGCTGAAAGCATTATTGCAGTAGGTACAGAGAAAACAATGGAAGAGGCAGAGTATAATATTCTGTCGAGCACATTCTCTGCATTTGGTGCAGACTTCTGTGATTCAGGTATTTACATCACTTCATCAATTCAATTACGTGACCCGCTAACGCATACATTCCAAGCAGGTTACAGAGTTGAAATCGATACAGATAATGATGGTGTTGCTGATCAGTTCTTACAAAACTTAAATGACCGTGGTCGTACAACTGCGTCACCAGGTCGTAGCCGTACATTGATCGGTACTACTGACGGCGCTGGCAACGATGGTTGGGCGTGGGGTACACCACTTCTTCATTCAGCAGGTGAAGATACAATCACATTTACTGGTTGTTCTGAGCTAATGAACATTGATGGGTCGTTACTTGGTCAGCCAATGAACTTTAGAGTATCTGTTGGTTACCCAAGCTACCAATCAGGTGTATTCTCTGAGACAGACAGTGTAACTGGTTCAGTTGTATTTGGTGTTCAACCACAAGTTCAAATGACTTCGCTTGAAACTGGCGAAGCTGTTGCATCACTTCTACCTGGTGAAAAAGCAATGGTATCTGCAAGTGGTCCATTTGTTTTATCTCAGGGTGCTGGCACAAACATCATTAAAGCAATGACAAGTGAAGAGCTTACATTACCAGCTATTGAGGCGCCTATCTTAGTAGGTGGTGAATTCTCAGTTTCTGAAGATGCGGCTGATGGTACAGTAGTTGGCACGCTTACAATTGAAGAAGCCGATTTTGACTTAGCGGTTTCTGAGTACTACGTTCAATCAAACACAAATATTGGGTTAGGTGTTGATGAGCAAGGTCAAATTGTGGTTGCTGACACCAACATGCTAGCAGGTGATACTACTGCTGAAATGGAAGTTGTTGCGATTGATATTCGAGGCAATGTTTCTGAGCCTGTAACTGTAACTGTTAATGTAACTGCAGTAGTACCTCCGGCAGTTGTTATTCCAGAGCCAGAGAAGAAAAGTTCGTCAGGTTCATTAGCTTGGTTAACGCTTCTAGTAGCACCGTTCGCATTCATGCGTCGTCGTAAGCAAAAGTAA
- a CDS encoding response regulator transcription factor, with amino-acid sequence MRHEKLLIVEDDREIGKLITTQLTSLNLHVDHVISAELALKKIAKHPYGLILLDINLPQMDGLSLCRKIKEHYPKTFVILLTALSSDMDRVIGLEMGADDYICKPFFARELQARVKTQLRHRAQLLASQNTDEPSVASEQTLKVGSLNIEFDSHQVYLAEQAINLTATEFDLLVYFARHPNHVFSRQQLLDKVWGYQHSGYEHTVNSHINRLRAKLELHQSTPIIETVWGVGYKLNPSQLN; translated from the coding sequence ATGCGTCATGAAAAATTACTCATAGTTGAAGACGACAGAGAAATTGGTAAATTAATTACCACACAGCTTACATCGCTAAATTTACATGTGGATCATGTGATCAGTGCTGAACTGGCTCTAAAAAAAATTGCCAAGCACCCCTACGGGCTTATTTTACTGGATATAAACCTACCGCAAATGGATGGATTAAGTTTATGTCGTAAAATAAAAGAGCACTATCCAAAGACCTTCGTTATTTTACTCACCGCACTAAGTAGTGACATGGATAGGGTTATTGGCCTAGAAATGGGCGCAGACGACTATATTTGTAAACCCTTTTTTGCACGTGAACTACAAGCCAGAGTAAAAACCCAACTTCGACACAGAGCACAGTTACTCGCCAGCCAAAATACCGATGAACCCTCTGTTGCAAGTGAACAAACCCTTAAAGTTGGCTCATTAAACATTGAGTTTGACTCTCATCAAGTGTATTTAGCCGAACAGGCAATTAACCTAACTGCCACCGAGTTTGATTTGCTGGTGTATTTTGCACGCCACCCTAACCATGTATTTAGTCGCCAGCAACTACTTGATAAAGTCTGGGGCTACCAACATAGCGGTTACGAACATACTGTTAATTCACATATTAATCGGTTACGCGCAAAGCTTGAATTGCACCAATCGACACCTATTATAGAAACCGTTTGGGGTGTGGGATACAAACTCAATCCAAGCCAACTTAATTAA
- a CDS encoding S9 family peptidase, which translates to MTRTPFALAALSLAILSGCNKAPEETQKNTVQVESAQAVTAVAPIAKKVPHEMTIHGDTRIDNYYWLRDDERKAPEIINYLEAENAYSDAMLAHTKKLQSSLFEELKGRIQKDDDSVPVKDGQYYYSSQTRGDNEYATYLRSSDFAGTDQEVILDVNELAKGHDYFAVSGLNVSPNDNLMAYGEDTVSRRVYNIKIKDLSTGKLLDDTLEGTSGYVVWANDNKTVYYIKKDAQTLLGYQVYRHTLGTPQSDDELVYEETDTSYYTGMSKSKDGSEIYIWHSSTDASGLSVLSANDVNAKPKRLIEREANLEYSISKLGNTYYIVTNLNAVNFQLMKVDIDKAGDKANWQSVIPAREGIKLEGVELFDDYLVYQQREMGQSTLIARNLTSGKELPLSFNDSAYTINAYGNNELDSDTLRVYYTSMTTPGSSYDVNLATGEKTLLKQQTVLGDFNADNYASERIFVTARDGVEVPVSLVYRKELFKKDGTNPLLQYGYGSYGATMDPSFSSARLTLLDRGFVFAIAHVRGSQMLGRPWYEAGKLLTKKNTFNDFVDVTKSLVEQKYGAKDSIFAQGGSAGGLLMGAVANQAPELYKGMVAQVAFVDVVTTMLDETIPLTTNEYGEWGNPNEKEYYDYMLSYSPYDQVSKQDYPNMLVTTGLHDSQVQYFEPAKWVAKLRDYKTDDNKLLFKIDMEAGHGGASGRFKRLEDAALNYAFMLDLAGIKK; encoded by the coding sequence ATGACACGTACTCCCTTTGCACTTGCTGCACTCTCGCTTGCTATTTTAAGCGGGTGTAATAAAGCCCCAGAAGAAACTCAAAAAAATACGGTTCAAGTTGAGTCAGCTCAAGCTGTAACAGCAGTAGCACCAATTGCTAAAAAAGTACCCCATGAAATGACCATTCATGGCGATACACGTATCGATAATTACTACTGGCTCAGAGATGACGAGCGAAAAGCACCTGAGATCATTAACTATTTAGAAGCCGAAAATGCGTATTCTGACGCTATGCTTGCGCATACTAAAAAATTACAAAGTAGTTTATTTGAAGAGCTTAAAGGGCGAATCCAAAAAGATGATGACTCTGTTCCGGTAAAAGACGGCCAGTACTATTACTCGTCGCAAACTCGCGGCGATAATGAGTACGCTACTTACTTACGCAGTAGTGATTTTGCAGGCACCGATCAGGAAGTTATTTTAGACGTAAATGAATTGGCTAAAGGTCATGACTATTTTGCGGTGAGTGGCCTAAATGTCAGCCCAAATGACAACTTAATGGCGTATGGTGAAGATACGGTAAGTCGCCGTGTTTACAACATAAAAATTAAGGATTTAAGTACTGGTAAATTATTAGACGACACGCTTGAAGGCACCAGTGGTTATGTTGTGTGGGCGAACGACAATAAAACAGTCTATTACATCAAAAAAGACGCGCAAACCTTACTCGGGTATCAGGTTTATCGTCATACGCTTGGTACACCACAAAGCGATGACGAACTTGTTTACGAAGAAACAGACACAAGCTATTACACAGGTATGAGCAAGAGCAAAGACGGCTCAGAAATTTATATTTGGCATAGCAGTACTGATGCATCGGGTTTGTCAGTACTTAGTGCAAATGATGTAAACGCTAAGCCTAAGCGCTTAATTGAACGTGAAGCCAACCTTGAATACAGCATTTCCAAATTAGGCAATACTTATTACATTGTCACTAATTTAAATGCCGTTAACTTTCAGCTTATGAAAGTAGATATTGATAAAGCCGGTGATAAAGCAAATTGGCAAAGCGTGATCCCTGCGCGCGAGGGTATTAAACTCGAAGGTGTTGAGTTGTTTGATGACTACTTAGTATACCAACAACGCGAAATGGGCCAATCAACACTGATTGCGCGTAATTTAACATCGGGCAAAGAGTTACCACTAAGCTTTAACGACAGTGCATATACAATTAATGCGTACGGTAATAACGAATTAGACAGCGATACGCTGCGTGTTTACTACACCAGTATGACGACGCCGGGTTCATCTTATGATGTTAATTTGGCCACTGGCGAAAAAACATTATTAAAACAACAAACAGTATTAGGTGACTTTAACGCAGACAACTATGCCTCAGAACGTATTTTTGTAACAGCACGCGATGGCGTAGAAGTACCGGTGAGTTTGGTGTATCGAAAAGAGTTATTTAAAAAAGATGGCACTAACCCATTATTGCAATACGGTTATGGTTCGTATGGCGCAACAATGGATCCGAGCTTTTCTTCTGCACGATTAACGTTGCTTGACCGTGGTTTTGTATTTGCAATTGCCCATGTACGTGGTTCGCAAATGTTAGGTCGCCCGTGGTACGAAGCGGGTAAGCTACTAACCAAGAAGAACACGTTTAACGACTTTGTAGATGTAACTAAGTCATTAGTTGAGCAAAAATATGGTGCAAAAGACAGCATATTTGCACAAGGCGGCAGTGCCGGTGGACTATTAATGGGTGCAGTAGCAAACCAAGCGCCTGAGCTTTATAAAGGCATGGTTGCACAGGTTGCGTTTGTTGATGTGGTTACTACTATGCTAGATGAAACGATTCCGCTTACAACTAACGAGTATGGCGAGTGGGGTAACCCTAACGAGAAAGAATATTACGATTATATGTTGTCGTATTCACCGTACGATCAGGTCAGTAAGCAAGACTACCCTAATATGTTAGTTACTACAGGCTTACACGATTCACAAGTTCAATATTTTGAGCCAGCAAAATGGGTTGCTAAGCTGCGTGACTACAAAACAGATGATAATAAACTATTATTTAAAATAGATATGGAAGCCGGGCACGGCGGTGCTTCTGGCCGTTTTAAACGCTTAGAAGATGCCGCGTTAAATTATGCATTTATGCTTGATTTAGCGGGTATAAAAAAATAA
- a CDS encoding YqaA family protein codes for MLYLTLFLSAFISATLLPSSSEVIMVGMITQSQVNLWLLWLVATLGNVLGSCVNYWLGTQVLRFKHKKWFPVSEQGLEKAQNQFNKYGVYSLLFAWLPVVGDPLTVIGGIFKVRFSVFLLLVTLGKGARYLAVIALAVGVEALI; via the coding sequence ATGCTTTATCTAACGCTGTTTTTAAGCGCATTTATTTCAGCTACGCTATTGCCGAGTTCTTCAGAGGTGATCATGGTGGGAATGATCACACAAAGCCAAGTTAACCTTTGGCTTTTATGGTTGGTAGCAACACTAGGTAATGTATTGGGAAGCTGTGTTAACTACTGGTTAGGCACGCAAGTTTTACGTTTTAAACATAAAAAGTGGTTTCCGGTATCAGAACAAGGGCTTGAAAAGGCACAAAATCAGTTTAATAAATATGGCGTATACAGCTTATTGTTTGCATGGCTGCCTGTTGTTGGCGACCCATTAACAGTTATTGGCGGTATTTTTAAAGTGAGGTTTAGCGTGTTTTTACTTTTAGTAACACTTGGCAAAGGCGCACGCTATTTAGCGGTTATTGCCCTTGCCGTGGGAGTCGAAGCTCTTATTTAA
- a CDS encoding DUF4870 domain-containing protein, whose amino-acid sequence MEENQQVKVVNKDERTWAMLCHLSAFAGFIVPFGSIIGPLVIWLIKKDEMQMVNEHGKKALNFQITMAIAYIICFALMFVVIGVILLPIVAIFSFIMVVLASIKANEGKEFNYPLSLNLIK is encoded by the coding sequence ATGGAAGAAAATCAACAGGTTAAAGTAGTAAATAAAGATGAGCGCACATGGGCAATGTTGTGCCATTTAAGCGCGTTTGCTGGATTTATTGTGCCGTTTGGTTCAATCATAGGACCATTAGTTATTTGGTTAATTAAAAAAGATGAAATGCAAATGGTCAATGAGCACGGTAAAAAAGCGCTTAATTTTCAGATAACCATGGCAATTGCCTATATTATTTGTTTTGCATTGATGTTTGTTGTGATCGGTGTAATTTTATTACCTATTGTGGCTATCTTTTCTTTTATTATGGTGGTTTTAGCGAGTATTAAAGCCAATGAAGGTAAAGAGTTTAATTATCCACTGAGTTTAAATTTGATAAAATAA
- a CDS encoding spondin domain-containing protein: protein MASLNTLKKSIVVVALAASLAACGDNDSNDPVQVVTPPTPEPVSYTFDVTVSNLTAGQPLSPIAIIAHTEGTLWQIGSPASVALETMAEGGDNSQLLALENAIANASSEGPVGPGANTTITLTTDSLEALKLSLATMMVNTNDGFTGLSALDVSSLAVGDSLTRTTVAYDAGTEANTEAAGTIPGPADGGEGFNEARDDVNFVARHPGVVTNEDGLSSSVLSPEHKFDNPLAKVVITRTQ, encoded by the coding sequence ATGGCATCTTTAAATACTCTTAAAAAAAGCATCGTGGTTGTTGCACTTGCAGCTTCACTTGCAGCCTGTGGCGACAACGACAGTAACGATCCTGTTCAAGTTGTCACACCGCCGACTCCTGAGCCTGTAAGCTATACATTTGATGTAACCGTCAGTAATTTAACCGCAGGGCAGCCACTATCGCCTATTGCCATTATTGCACATACAGAAGGCACACTTTGGCAAATAGGTAGTCCTGCATCGGTTGCATTAGAAACAATGGCAGAAGGAGGCGACAACAGCCAACTACTTGCATTAGAAAACGCCATTGCAAATGCATCAAGCGAAGGCCCTGTTGGACCTGGCGCAAATACCACGATCACATTAACGACAGACTCACTTGAAGCACTCAAGCTTTCACTTGCCACTATGATGGTGAATACGAATGATGGATTTACCGGTCTTAGTGCTTTAGACGTATCTTCATTAGCCGTGGGCGACTCTTTAACTCGCACCACAGTTGCTTACGATGCAGGTACTGAAGCAAATACAGAAGCAGCTGGTACGATACCCGGTCCTGCTGATGGCGGAGAAGGTTTTAATGAAGCCCGTGATGATGTTAATTTTGTAGCAAGACACCCAGGTGTCGTTACAAATGAAGATGGTTTATCTAGTTCAGTGCTTAGCCCTGAACATAAGTTTGATAACCCATTAGCAAAAGTGGTTATTACCCGCACTCAGTAA
- the folX gene encoding dihydroneopterin triphosphate 2'-epimerase yields MANAIINVTNLRLRTFIGFNPEEREKKQDVVINLEIHYPADNACKTDEVDQALNYKVITKEVISLVEQGHFLLLEKLVAEILAVCHSHPSVNYAKARVDKPHALRFADSVSLTLDWTK; encoded by the coding sequence ATGGCCAACGCAATTATTAATGTTACTAACTTACGCTTACGTACATTTATTGGTTTTAATCCTGAAGAACGTGAAAAAAAGCAAGACGTAGTGATCAACCTTGAGATTCACTACCCTGCCGACAACGCATGTAAAACCGATGAAGTAGACCAAGCACTTAACTATAAAGTGATCACCAAAGAGGTGATTAGTTTAGTTGAGCAAGGACACTTTTTATTACTAGAAAAGCTAGTCGCTGAAATTCTTGCTGTTTGTCATTCACACCCGAGTGTGAATTATGCTAAAGCCCGTGTAGATAAACCGCATGCGCTTCGCTTTGCTGACTCTGTATCGTTAACACTTGATTGGACAAAGTAG
- a CDS encoding sensor histidine kinase, translating to MRLSLYQKLAVSLAVIFCFICALVYSWSKQLELNSKHHGEQNLHLALAEHLVQDNPLIKEGVYDYEALENLFHTLMLLGPAFEFYFVDENGKILTYSAEPGKVKRTHINLTPLKHLIANPSATPVYGDNPRNPDQQKIFSVAPVFNNNTLQGYLYVIIGGEAYDTSLNHIKSNDSLLLAAIWLGSALVFLFIAMLILLRFFTNPIQHLAKDVSKIEAANYSLNDTKLSIYSTQKSNEVHSLSRTIQAMLTRINEQFKALEQGDKQRKELLTHLSHDLRTPLASLQGFLEVLNQSGDKLSPQEQQEYLQVSLNNCGQLKQLIEQIFELAHLENGEISINKETFNLGELIYDCIAKFSLAVEKKGINLSVEPEICDFPVIADIAKLERVLSNLIDNAIRHTPRDGSIAVRVKRGDDNQLFVQVSDTGVGIKHEELNAIFDPHYQASNSNKAGRQQGGLGLAICRGLLKLMDSEINVQSELGKGTMFSFNLPQKKA from the coding sequence ATGAGACTTTCTTTGTACCAAAAATTAGCAGTGTCGTTAGCCGTTATTTTTTGTTTTATTTGCGCGCTGGTTTATAGCTGGAGTAAACAACTAGAACTCAACTCTAAACACCATGGAGAACAAAATTTACATTTAGCGCTAGCTGAGCATTTAGTACAAGATAACCCATTGATAAAAGAAGGCGTATACGATTACGAAGCCCTTGAAAACCTATTTCATACCTTAATGTTACTCGGCCCCGCCTTTGAATTTTACTTTGTAGACGAAAACGGAAAAATATTAACTTACTCCGCAGAACCCGGAAAAGTGAAGCGTACACATATTAATTTAACGCCATTAAAGCACCTTATAGCTAACCCAAGTGCTACACCTGTTTATGGCGACAACCCAAGAAACCCTGATCAACAAAAAATATTTTCTGTGGCGCCTGTTTTTAATAACAACACATTGCAAGGGTATTTATATGTGATTATTGGTGGTGAGGCATACGACACCTCTCTTAATCATATAAAAAGTAACGACTCGTTATTATTGGCTGCCATATGGTTAGGCTCAGCACTCGTTTTTTTATTTATTGCGATGCTTATTTTACTGCGATTTTTTACAAACCCTATTCAACACCTTGCAAAAGATGTAAGCAAAATTGAGGCTGCAAACTACAGCCTAAACGACACAAAACTGAGTATCTATTCAACTCAAAAAAGTAATGAAGTCCATAGCTTAAGCCGAACTATTCAAGCAATGCTCACACGTATAAACGAGCAATTTAAAGCACTAGAGCAAGGCGATAAACAACGCAAAGAGCTACTTACTCACTTATCTCATGACTTACGTACGCCACTGGCTTCGTTACAAGGTTTTTTAGAGGTGTTAAATCAGTCAGGTGACAAACTAAGTCCGCAAGAGCAGCAAGAGTACTTGCAAGTATCACTGAATAACTGTGGCCAACTTAAGCAACTAATAGAGCAAATTTTTGAACTCGCACACCTCGAAAATGGCGAAATAAGTATTAACAAAGAAACATTTAACCTAGGTGAACTTATTTACGATTGTATTGCTAAGTTTAGTTTGGCCGTAGAGAAAAAAGGCATTAATTTATCGGTTGAGCCAGAAATTTGTGACTTTCCTGTCATTGCCGACATAGCCAAACTTGAGCGTGTTTTAAGTAACTTAATCGATAACGCCATTAGGCATACCCCGCGTGACGGCAGTATTGCTGTGCGTGTAAAACGCGGTGATGACAATCAATTATTTGTGCAGGTTTCTGATACCGGCGTGGGTATTAAACACGAAGAGTTAAATGCCATTTTTGATCCTCATTACCAAGCTAGTAATTCTAACAAAGCCGGCCGACAACAAGGTGGTTTGGGCCTTGCTATTTGCCGCGGGCTATTAAAACTCATGGACAGTGAAATAAATGTACAAAGTGAACTAGGCAAAGGCACTATGTTTAGCTTTAATTTGCCACAAAAAAAGGCGTAA
- a CDS encoding spondin domain-containing protein: protein MKASTFTLATLLAVASQSTMAAELDLTITNLTQGIHFTPLLVTAHNSEDKLFEVATEASTALQTMAEGGNIAELMAQATAAGSDMAANPAEGLLAPSSSTMTTLMTTDGNDYLSVTAMLLPTNDGFVGLDSWKIPTEAGTYTVYLNAYDAGTEQNNELVVEGSGAPGTPGIPAAPGGDAGTGGAGLTSTDSNINVHIHPGTLGDDDLTAGNSDLSNTVHRWLNPVAKLTVTVK, encoded by the coding sequence ATGAAAGCTTCAACTTTTACACTTGCAACTCTTTTAGCGGTAGCTAGCCAGTCAACCATGGCTGCAGAGTTAGACTTAACAATAACCAACCTAACCCAAGGCATTCACTTCACTCCGCTACTCGTTACAGCACACAACAGTGAAGATAAGCTTTTTGAAGTTGCAACTGAAGCTTCTACCGCATTACAAACAATGGCTGAAGGCGGCAACATTGCGGAGCTAATGGCACAAGCCACTGCAGCAGGTAGCGATATGGCTGCAAACCCAGCAGAAGGTCTATTAGCACCATCGTCATCAACCATGACAACACTAATGACGACTGACGGTAACGATTACTTATCAGTGACCGCTATGTTACTACCTACAAACGATGGCTTTGTTGGCCTTGATAGCTGGAAAATACCAACCGAAGCCGGTACCTACACAGTTTATTTAAATGCATACGATGCGGGCACTGAGCAAAATAATGAGCTCGTGGTTGAAGGTTCTGGAGCACCTGGTACGCCAGGTATTCCTGCAGCACCAGGTGGTGATGCGGGTACAGGTGGCGCAGGCTTAACAAGCACCGATAGCAACATTAATGTGCATATTCACCCTGGTACACTAGGTGACGACGACTTAACCGCTGGTAATAGTGATTTAAGCAACACGGTTCACAGATGGTTAAACCCTGTAGCTAAACTAACCGTTACGGTTAAGTAG